tatgGATACTTCTTTAAAAGTCCTTTTGGTTTTTTACTTTGAAACATGGTTTAATTTTATTGTTGGTATTAAATGAAGTATAACACAACTGGTTAATTACTTAAGTATAAAATGCTAATTTGGCAGTTGTTCAGAAGGTACAGTGATTACGAAGGTATAGTGTGATAaggtaaagtattttttataacagattttaaaaatagaatgagatgatttttttttttcttaattgattTTATGCTTTTATCATGGATTATAGAGTTGCATATTTTTTGGGAAAGTACAATACTTTACTGATACACAGATATAATATAAACATGAGAGAAAGGCAACCACTAGATGGCACAACATTCTCATGACAAATAACATACTGTAGGTGGATTATAGATTTACTGTTTTAGAAAACAATATTTGCAATAGTTTGTTAAGACAGTATTATTAATCATTTGTGAGCATTATAGTTTCAGTTTGTTTATTCAGCATTTGTGTTTGTTGAAGAATCTTGTAACCTCTGCACTTTCAAGGGTTGGAATTAACATAGCATTTAGAGGCTATGCAGCCAGATGCTGAATTACTCAATTAATCATTTTATTGATTAGTGAACTGTATTATCGATTACTGGTCTATCATTCATGATAAGTCACTCTTTATTATTCCTCATCATTTATGTTGTCAACAAGTGACAACTGCATTCTGTATTTGTCCTAgacatttttgctggaataattagTATGCCTGCctattaatgatctaaacagaaacaacaatagaagATCATCCAGAACACACATACTAGCATAGTAAATATTAGTGAAATGTCGATGGTACTGGCATCCTTTTAATGGATCGAATAAATGTGTCTTTCAATGATTGGACAGATACCAGCTGCTGAAGAAGTTCTTTGAACATGTAATGTTTTCTTCTTTTCAGTGGGAAATGTGTCTAGTACACCAAGCTGGGGACCTTTGAAGCTGGCTGTAGTCATAGTTGTACCAGCTTGTTTACTGTGTTTGGCTGCTATTGTGACAATCTGCACTCTCCGTGGCCAGCAATGCCCTTATAATAAGACTGAAAGACATGACGTCGAGGAGCCTTTATCTGATCACAGCTTAATGTCATCTGGGAAGTCTATAAAAGATCTGATATTTGATTTGACCACATCAGGATCTGGATCTGGTATGTAGAGCAGAAGTATCACTAGATGATTTTCATTTTATGTAAAGCAGAAGTATCACtagattattttcattttactaaTATGCTAGTAAAACCAACTGTACACAAATGATAACCTGTAGGAATCATGTTATATTAACGTATATATGCCTTCATACACtaatgaaggcattagccaaaacttAAGTTTACATACATCTCTAATTGTATATTAAAGGTTCTAACACTGGTATTTTATATTGACCCCCACCTCCATTTTCTTAGGGTTACCTCTGCTTGTTCAGCGGACGATTGCGAGATCGATTGTTCTCCATGAAATAATTGGAAAAGGACGGTTTGGGGAGGTTTGGCGAGGGAGGTGGAGTGGAGAGGATGTAGCTGTCAAAATCTTCTCCTCTCGTGATGAAAGGTCTTGGTTCAGAGAGGCTGAAATTTACCAAACTATAATGCTACGACATGAACATATCCTGGGGTTCATTGCTGCCGATAACAAAGGTACAAACTGGAGTGCACTCCCTGAAGTTGTGTATTTGTGTTCAGATACAAACCTTAAGTCCGATACAGATCTTTTACAGAAGCGTTCCCTTATGAGTTGGttactttatttattatgtatcctGTTTTGTGTCTACGTTTTTTTCACTGTGCAGTGCAGCACTCTGATGCCTTGtacatacattttgtttcataaaatcgattgaatgaaagaatgaaagaaaatgcATGGTAATGCCGCTAAATATATTTTCGAAAAGTTGTCTAACTTagctatgtttattttaaaatgactaaaGATAGTTTGAAGTGTTGAAAGTTGCCGTATGGTTGGTTGATGAGATCTTTAATACAGTTACTGATTACGTTATTTGTATACTATTTTGGGGTAAGGGTATagtatatttttgtattgttaacACTTGGTTACCGCATGTTTTAATTTTAGACAAAAACTTTTACTAACACACAGGGTGTTATAACTTAAACCACTCTGAAACatgtatattaattaattaatttaccagtacaATGAAGAAAACATGCAATACAAAGAAGCTAGAATTGGTATAACACATAGATACTGCACTGTAAGTTAAATCATAGATAGGTGACAATGTGTTAATCTGCATTTCTGGCAAATTGAAATAAGAGCTGAAGTAATTTTGTGCCAAGTGATGTTTAAAACCACTAACCATTTGTGAACTTCTATCTTTTAGATAATGGAACATGGACCCAGCTTTGGCTTGTATCTGAATACCATGAGCATGGCTCATTGTTTGATTATTTAAACTGCCACACTGTGTCTGTGGATGGAGTAATAATATTGGCGCTTTCCATTGCTAGTGGTCTTGCGCATCTTCATATGGAGATAATTGGTACCCAAGGTGAGTTCCAGAACTTCTAGTACAGTTGACTTTATACTTTCTTCTGTTTTAAAGTAATATGTCAAATCTTTGGGTCTATCTTTCTTTGgtatacatgttttaaagccTGCATTATCTTTCCTTCAATGGAGAATCACATGCAGGACAACATGGTTTAAcatatttgctatttgtttttttaccagcAATAATTAATTAAGGCCTGTCCAAGAAATGTGAGAACATATATATGATCTGTGCCTAGTCTTCAAAGTTAATTGTGGAGCCTAAAGCTTTATCATGATCATATCTATGTCTGTAACAAGTGTAACACTGATGAAAAGATTACTATTGTGCATTACTATGCATAGACCATGCATTTTAAACGTAATCTTGTTAGGGTTTCAACTAAAAGCAAAGCGGCAATGTTTGTTAATACTTTGAAAACCTAAACTAAGTATGACTTAGGAATGTAAACCTCTGAAAGTCCAACTCTAAAATACtagtgaaaatgtttttttgcgCCAGTAGTGCTCTTTGGTGTCAATTGTTTATTATCTTTTATTACTGTATGCAGGGCCGGCGAAAGGATTTTTACCGCCCTAGGCAAACTCAATTTTGCCGCCCTCccttttcattcttttttaaatttataaatatatatctatatatatatatatatatatatatatatatgtatatgaacCGCTGCGTTGGAAATGAAACAAGACTCAGGGAGACCAGATGGGATTCCACATTTGCTGCTTTTAATTattgcactaaataaaataaaataacagcgaatccctgtttgggccggggttcacaccaaatcagtaaatacaaataacagCAAATCCTTCGGTACTTTTTTCTACAGGCAGATCCTTGCTTAAGAATTCACCTTAAATAATTAAAGAATCTTTAccgatgtgttatgaaaatgcttcaATGGCACACAACCGCTCTAACTTCAGTGCCTGGGCACCGATGAAGCGATCTATTTTCCTTGTTGTCTCAAGGAAATAATAAGCCGTgggaaaattaaacattttttcctgtgccttcaagcagtgttgccaatttagaTTTAGATGTGAACAGATTGAACTACTCATATCATTCTGCTGAGGATGCAGttacaaaaaaaacttaaatgtttacaaaaataattcCCTCTTTCTTTACTTAATAGGAAAACCCGCTATTGCACACCGAGACTTAAAGTCAAAAAATATCTTAGTGAAAAAGAATGGAACTTGTGCTATTGCTGATTTAGGCCTTGCTGTCAAACATGATTCAGTTACAAACATGATTGATAGACCTTCAAACCACAGAGTTGGAACAAAGAGGTGAGTGTAATCAATACATTTTGAAACAGTATGTTCCTTAAAGCATAATAGTTGTTTATGTATTTCTTACCTATGTTCATGTTTGTATTTAGGAGTGGGTTTATCTTCATAGCCTGTGCAACAAAAGAATACCATTTTTATGATATTCTTTCCCCTTTAGACAAAAGTTTACTTTACTCATTAGTATACCATGTGATTTACAAAATTATTCCTATGAACCATATCAACCCACAAGTCCCGCAGACTTTACCATGCATTATGATATTCTCTGGAGAGTGTTCACCCAGTGCTGTcagatatttatattaaacaaaatgtagtttttacagcttgtattatatttattcaaTTATGCTCCATTTTACAtagatctattttttttaatgtaatcatCTACACCGCTTCTGAAATCCATGTTAACCTAATAAAGGGATCTTTTTGGTCTGAAAGCTTGTATAATTTCAAGTTGTATCTTCTAGGTCCCATAAATGGCATCAACTTAATCATTCTTATTACAAATATTGAGATCCTGTAAGATATAGTaccgctatggccaaatgttttacatcacctagaattttaggattaaaacataattaaaaaaagaaaactatataaacataatttagatattttatttaacatcatgtaatcaaagaaactacaaaatgatatcacaaaaatctaccggaagccataatagtagtacaatatgtcatgttagattttgaaatgtcacatttttccattgttgtccatttttcattaagtatatggaaaattacaaagcgctatgtaattcaatatgttaacataacattattcatcaagtttcatttgactttatgaagcaaaagttgttaattctatagggtgatgcaaaactgttggccatagctgtaattagCATGTCATATACTGTAACTTATCTTTTGGAGTCAATGTTAAAATGACATTCCTTCAACTTTCTCTAGTGATAAGAACTGAGAATTGGACAAGAGCAGATCCTGTAGATATTCACACTCAACACTTTAAAAATACAAGTATAGAAAAGAGCAAGGACATGTTGGTAGTAATAAAGCTAAACCTTTTTATTCAAGtttgaaattgtatttatttcctgAACTTTGGATTGCAAAATGACATATGctttgagtgtctgagtgcagaaGGCTTTCCAAAAGGATGTGTCATTGTTTACTATCTTACTAAGTGTACTGATTGTATTGAGtaatgagtttatttattttaggtacaTGGCTCCAGAAATACTTGACGATAAAATCAATATGAACAACTTTGAATCATTTAAACGTGCCGACATCTACTCCCTGGGGCTTGTGTTCTGGGAATTGGTGCGAAGATGCTCCATCAGAGGTAATCCAGAAATACATCATCAAATGAACTCAATGTGATAATCAATAGTCTGTGAAGGCTGGTTAAATGAGATTTGATTCTTCATTTATTCCCATgagggaagttttatttttaacctcCAACAGATTTTAGCATTGAATCTTTCTAAATAATGAGACTGTTGCAGAAAATATTACACATTTCTATATCATTAACATTTGCAGATTAGTGATGCTTTAAGTAACTGCAGAATATCTTTAATATATGATCCAAGGTGTTGCAGCCCATCTCCACTGAAACAGAGGTCAAATGAGGTCAGGTATCTGAGATAACCCTTTGTATTTTGAATGACAGCagaatatataatgtattattacttCAGACTGATTTATAAACATTGGAAGAAAGAATTTTTAAAGTTGAATGTGATGCAGTTATCTTGCATAACTCATAAAACGGTCATATGTGTTTTTTCAAGGAATCCATGACGATTATCAATTGCCTTACTATGATATGGTGCCTTCTGACCCTTCTATAGAAGACATGAGAAAGGTTGTCTGTGACCAGAAACTGAGACCAAACATTCCCAACCAGTGGCAGAGCTGTGAAGTAAGTcaattgttttattcagaaatagAAGTATAAAAACCCAAGGTTCCTGACTGTATAATATTAGTCAGGGAGAACTGAAATAATATGTCaagttttttttacataatacCGTATCTTAAATATGATTGAATTTATCAATTCTATTTGCAAATAGTTTCTTACAAAGTCTTGAAAGTGTGATAGTAGCATGAAAAACTTAAAATGTAAGCAATATGTAAAGCTTATCGATGATGGTAAACTTGTTTCACCATCACCTCTAATAAAGTATGTTAACCAGGGTTGTTTTGGTCAAGCTATTCTCAGGAAAACCGAGGCATGCCCCTGGCAATCTACTTAGCTAATTTTAGTCTGTAGGATCATTATTGTCTAACCAGTGCCTCATAGTCAATGCATATCACATTATAGGGTGCAGGAAATCACACTCTGACAAATGATAAGTAAGGTTTAATAGGCCTGTTTGTTTACTGCCTGTTCTGTTTGTAATGTGATTTCTTATAATTGTCTATCTGTTCACTTGTGCTTGCAATGGATGCTTTTTTCATCCGTAATCTCTATTTTTTTGCGTCGTAGGCACTCCGTGTGATGGGTAAAATAATGCGTGAGTGTTGGTACGCCAACGGAGCAGCTCGTCTGACAGGACTACGCATCAAGAAGACCATCTCTCAGCTTACCGTAACTAAGGATTTGAAAGTTTAGACATGCACTTGACTATGTGTATTCAACATTTGTGCTACCTCAAGTATAAGTGCCCAAAGCTGAACACTTTTAAAAACTGCCTTTGGCAACATGGCAGTTCAATTTGTAATGTTACTGAGTAACTCACTGGCAAGCCTGATGGCACGGGTAGGTTGTTCACAAAAATCGAAACAGTGTCTAATGGAGGAATTAAAAATCACCATTTATACTgattaaacatatttttgtaaCGATGTGGACAAACTTGTTATTGTGACCATTTATATTTTTATCATTAGTTTTTTGGAAGAACTGGATTTCCTTAAGCATCTCCCTTAAACAAAAAAGTTTCAAATTCCAGTAGAATTAGGCCTCAAGGACCAATCTCAGACTGGTTTAAAACACCTTGCCATCAtactaaatacttttaaaatttaCAAATAGTACTGTTTATTTGCCTTTGTTAAACATAGTAGGAtatctttttttatgtaaaaatatacagGTCTACAGGGATTAAAAAAAGAGTCATCTGCACACTCCTGGCACACACACATCATGATAAATCTAGAACTCACAAAACAGTTTTGCAGTGTAATTAGGGACAACAAATTGCTGGCTAAGCCATTTTCACCATGTTGACCTAAATCAAACAGTTTGCCTCCTAACTCACTAAagtgtcagaaaaaaacatacctTTTCCATCAATCGTTTTTCTCCAATTAATTAATCTCACCTTTACAAAACACTATCAATAATAAAGAACACTTTCAGTGACTCTCATTTATGTAGTCAAAGAGAAGACCAGGAATCAAACCCAATACTTAAGTTTTAACATTAATGGTTGTGCTCCTTGTTCTGTGTTACACAGATCAAAACACTTCAACTGCACACTTTAATCAAATGAAAATGAGAAGGcacaacacattcagaactctaAGTAATTTAGTTTAGTGTTTTTAACTTGTTAATATTGAAATTGATTATAACTGGGGACGATagaaaggtgtgttttttttaaccccccCAAAATCAGCATCCTATGTCAAACGATCATTGCAGTACATTTACAAACATGTttattgtaatatactgtacactcATTTATTTGTGCTTGTGACAGGGACTGCCCcatctttatgaacgtggttgggactggcagggagggggttaaattcctccctaccaggaaaacatgtgagaatatggctggagccctaattgaataatcagcaatgattaattgggctccagccacaggggataaaagcccgGGGAAAGGCCCTGGCTATAGGGAGAGGAAGTGTCTGTCTGGTTTTGTAAgtgtttgaatccagtgaaggcaacacccagcctggaagccttattcttgtaagttttgttttgtgtattttgtttttagaagcctttttgtttggcccttgtgccaatttattttgtatttgtttatttaaaaaactttattttgaacttctaaactgtctctgagtctccaggtggcgttatcccacttctgagcaccaaatgtgacaggattggcagaggttgagactcagagacagtttagaagttcaaaataaagttttttaataaacaaaaatacaaaataaatcggcACGTGGGCCAAACAAAAAAGtttctaaacacaaaatacacaaaacaaaacttacaagaataaggcttccaggctgggcattgccttcactggattcaaaaactcACAGACACAtgcttcctctccttctggaactctccaTCTAGCCAGGGCCTTTCCCCTGGCTTTTAtgccctgtggctggagcccaattaatcaataattgctgattttTCAATTAGGGCTcaagccacattctcacatgattTCCTggtagggaggaatttaaccccctccctgccagtcccaaccatgttcataaagacggggcagtcccctgTCACAGTGCTGCATTCATTTGATCTAATTTTAGAATATCCATTTAATAGTTTAATAGCTATGTATGAAGCTAATAGCTATGCGATTAATGTGTGGTAATTATGCAAGGCAGTGTAttcaacagtataaaaaaaaataagctggAG
The Acipenser ruthenus chromosome 10, fAciRut3.2 maternal haplotype, whole genome shotgun sequence DNA segment above includes these coding regions:
- the LOC117411948 gene encoding activin receptor type-1C-like isoform X2, with the translated sequence MLSNGKEEVLKSCVSPHQMKGQIFCSSSSNILRRECCFTDFCNNITLHLPKVGNVSSTPSWGPLKLAVVIVVPACLLCLAAIVTICTLRGQQCPYNKTERHDVEEPLSDHSLMSSGKSIKDLIFDLTTSGSGSGLPLLVQRTIARSIVLHEIIGKGRFGEVWRGRWSGEDVAVKIFSSRDERSWFREAEIYQTIMLRHEHILGFIAADNKDNGTWTQLWLVSEYHEHGSLFDYLNCHTVSVDGVIILALSIASGLAHLHMEIIGTQGKPAIAHRDLKSKNILVKKNGTCAIADLGLAVKHDSVTNMIDRPSNHRVGTKRYMAPEILDDKINMNNFESFKRADIYSLGLVFWELVRRCSIRGIHDDYQLPYYDMVPSDPSIEDMRKVVCDQKLRPNIPNQWQSCEALRVMGKIMRECWYANGAARLTGLRIKKTISQLTVTKDLKV
- the LOC117411948 gene encoding activin receptor type-1C-like isoform X1 — encoded protein: MSILSWHLNGIAGTALIFLYVTQLSTGLKCICLVCTNHICETEGACWNSVMLSNGKEEVLKSCVSPHQMKGQIFCSSSSNILRRECCFTDFCNNITLHLPKVGNVSSTPSWGPLKLAVVIVVPACLLCLAAIVTICTLRGQQCPYNKTERHDVEEPLSDHSLMSSGKSIKDLIFDLTTSGSGSGLPLLVQRTIARSIVLHEIIGKGRFGEVWRGRWSGEDVAVKIFSSRDERSWFREAEIYQTIMLRHEHILGFIAADNKDNGTWTQLWLVSEYHEHGSLFDYLNCHTVSVDGVIILALSIASGLAHLHMEIIGTQGKPAIAHRDLKSKNILVKKNGTCAIADLGLAVKHDSVTNMIDRPSNHRVGTKRYMAPEILDDKINMNNFESFKRADIYSLGLVFWELVRRCSIRGIHDDYQLPYYDMVPSDPSIEDMRKVVCDQKLRPNIPNQWQSCEALRVMGKIMRECWYANGAARLTGLRIKKTISQLTVTKDLKV